One window of the Camarhynchus parvulus chromosome 2, STF_HiC, whole genome shotgun sequence genome contains the following:
- the LOC115917291 gene encoding Sjoegren syndrome nuclear autoantigen 1 homolog translates to MTQQGAVLQGYNNELVKCIEDLCMQKEELNKQIQQAEEERNKLQHEIQVLSEQLECVCENLAQKVASRNELDKILAETEAAYMKILDSSRTLLNVLKKEVGSLKHSSDLKTNVT, encoded by the coding sequence ATGACTCAGCAGGGAGCTGTTCTTCAGGGTTACAATAATGAACTAGTGAAATGCATTGAAGATTTATGTATGCAGAAAGAAGAACTGAACAAACAAATCCAGcaagcagaagaggaaaggaataaaCTCCAGCATGAAATCCAAGTCCTCAGTGAACAGCTGGAGTGTGTATGTGAAAACCTGGCCCAAAAAGTGGCTTCACGAAATGAGCTTGATAAAATACTTGCTGAAACTGAAGCTGCTTACATGAAGATTTTGGATAGCTCTAGAACTTTACTTAATGTCCTGAAGAAGGAAGTGGGAAGCTTAAAGCATTCATCAGATCTGAAAACCAATGTAACGTGA